GGCGCCATCACAGCCGTTTTGCCTTTTTTGCCAAAAAGGTTGAAAATGGATTCGCTCACGCTGCCCAGAATATTCTTTGGATCCATGGTTGGGCGCCGTTCAATCTGGTCGGATGAGCAATTCCTACAACTTTCCGTCTCCTTTGGCAACCTCTCGCCACGAAATCATTTGGAGAAAGAATACGCAAACGTATTGCGTGTTTTCCCTTCAGCGCTTTGCCCGCCTGGCGGCCCGCAAGTCCGGGGCTGGCCGACTAGTGCAGCATTGCCAGCGGGTTTGGCTGCCGAATCAATGCCGCGTCGAGGTCGAGGTAAAAATCGAGCCGGCGGTCGGTCTCCGCGTCGTCAATGGCCCGCGCCATCAGAATGTAAGCCGCATAATGATTACCTTCCGACTCGACCAGGCCCGCGTAGAATTTTGCCAGCCCGGAGTCAATGGGTTCCAGTTCGCGGGCGAGGATCTGAAATTTTTCACAACTGCGCCCCTCAATGAGCGAGCAGCAGATGAGATGATCAATCACCTGGTGCCGCTGGCCATTGCGCACGGACTTCATCAGACCGGAAATCCATGGGCTCGGATACGGCTGGCCGAACGCAATGCCGCGCCGCTTCAGCAGATCGAGCACGAGCTGAAAATGCTGTAGTTCCTCAATGGCAATGGCGTTGAGCTCTTCGACACGCGGATACAGGTCGCGGTACTTCTCCAGATTCAACGCGGTCGTGGCCGCCTTG
The Candidatus Angelobacter sp. genome window above contains:
- a CDS encoding tRNA-(ms[2]io[6]A)-hydroxylase: MLLFRDKIPPNWLPKILGDLPAVLVDHAHLERKAATTALNLEKYRDLYPRVEELNAIAIEELQHFQLVLDLLKRRGIAFGQPYPSPWISGLMKSVRNGQRHQVIDHLICCSLIEGRSCEKFQILARELEPIDSGLAKFYAGLVESEGNHYAAYILMARAIDDAETDRRLDFYLDLDAALIRQPNPLAMLH